In a single window of the Pelagibacterium sp. 26DY04 genome:
- a CDS encoding dihydrodipicolinate synthase family protein, giving the protein MTTSKPIILTAIPVAFAEDGSLSIEGNTAILKKCAASGVDGAFVLGTTGEFPSLSDDERRTLTRLSLDMLANKRVVVHVGAPSLHQVERLIAQTREEGAKEIAVITPYFLPSTDAALLDFYTRVSAHSDGLGVFVYIFKDRTGITVSPELMAEIAKLPNIIGVKISGESLETVGKFRAVLPDDFLVFTGSDREIGRLTDVGAQGVISGIASVYPEPFVAMADAIASGNTAEREKLQGDINAVVDGLLGDIERLKAGLRRQGIAAGRARMAIGAPDAKADAELDALHAKYGTVC; this is encoded by the coding sequence ATGACTACCTCCAAACCCATCATCCTGACGGCGATACCGGTTGCCTTTGCCGAGGATGGCTCGCTTTCGATCGAGGGCAATACGGCGATCCTTAAAAAATGCGCCGCCTCGGGTGTCGATGGCGCCTTTGTTCTGGGCACGACCGGCGAATTTCCCTCGCTCAGCGATGACGAACGCCGGACGTTGACCCGGCTCAGCCTCGATATGCTGGCCAACAAGCGCGTGGTGGTCCATGTCGGCGCGCCGAGCCTGCATCAGGTGGAAAGGCTGATCGCGCAGACCCGAGAGGAAGGCGCCAAGGAAATCGCGGTCATTACGCCCTATTTCCTGCCGTCCACCGATGCTGCGCTGCTCGATTTCTACACCAGGGTTTCGGCTCATTCGGACGGGCTCGGTGTCTTCGTCTATATTTTCAAGGACCGGACGGGCATCACGGTTTCGCCTGAGCTGATGGCTGAAATCGCCAAGCTGCCCAACATCATCGGTGTCAAGATCAGCGGCGAAAGCCTCGAGACGGTCGGCAAGTTCCGCGCCGTGCTGCCCGATGACTTCCTGGTCTTCACCGGATCGGACCGCGAGATCGGCCGGCTCACCGATGTTGGCGCCCAGGGCGTGATTTCCGGCATCGCCTCGGTCTATCCCGAGCCCTTCGTTGCCATGGCCGATGCCATCGCCAGCGGCAACACAGCCGAACGCGAGAAGTTGCAGGGCGATATCAACGCAGTCGTCGACGGACTGCTCGGCGACATCGAACGGCTCAAGGCCGGCCTGCGCCGGCAGGGGATTGCCGCGGGCCGCGCCCGCATGGCGATTGGCGCGCCCGATGCCAAGGCCGATGCCGAACTCGATGCACTTCACGCCAAATATGGAACGGTGTGCTAA
- a CDS encoding tripartite tricarboxylate transporter permease, producing the protein MTAFVDGLMAVLEPTVLLCMGAGMLVGMLVGMFPGLTATMAVALASTFTLTLDPVAGLAVLLTIYVAANFGDRIPSILINTPGTPASIATTFDGYPMARDGRAGLALIVSALVSAVGIVASMVMFSFAAVPLAQLALRFGPSEMFAVVILAMTIMISIASKSLAKGLLAGAIGLFIATIGRDPITGDARFTFGIRDLNGGIDFIAVIIGLFGIAELLDQLLTHRKHDVKPISALGRWWPTRDEYKQIAKPTGIGGLVGLIVGVIPGAGGDIAGLLGWDRARSVSRNKEQFGKGSVEGVAAADTASSATLGGSLTTTMALGIPGDSVMAVMIGSMIVWGIQPGPSLFVNEPSLVITIATIMVFATILTLAINLVRMPAMVKLLDLPLPYIWTTVLVFCLVGTYATTNNIFTVVLMLIFGVIGLILKRSSIPAGPIVLGLILGPLAESNLRRSLLIDGPTGLIDKPISATLLVLAAIAVIGGLAAPILKRRRERRLSTSISE; encoded by the coding sequence ATGACCGCCTTCGTTGACGGCCTGATGGCCGTACTGGAGCCCACGGTGCTCTTGTGCATGGGCGCCGGCATGCTGGTGGGAATGCTCGTGGGCATGTTTCCCGGCCTCACCGCGACGATGGCCGTCGCCCTTGCCAGCACCTTCACGCTCACCCTCGACCCCGTCGCCGGCCTCGCCGTGCTGCTGACCATCTATGTCGCGGCCAATTTCGGCGATCGCATTCCCTCGATCCTGATCAACACTCCCGGCACGCCGGCTTCGATCGCGACCACTTTCGATGGCTACCCCATGGCCAGGGACGGTCGGGCCGGTCTGGCGCTGATCGTTTCCGCGCTGGTCTCCGCAGTCGGTATCGTCGCCAGCATGGTGATGTTTTCCTTTGCCGCCGTGCCTCTGGCTCAGCTTGCTCTGCGGTTCGGCCCGAGCGAGATGTTCGCGGTCGTGATCCTGGCCATGACCATCATGATTTCGATCGCATCGAAATCGCTGGCCAAAGGCCTTCTGGCCGGCGCCATCGGCCTGTTCATCGCCACCATCGGCCGTGATCCGATCACGGGCGATGCGCGCTTCACATTCGGCATTCGCGATCTCAACGGCGGCATCGACTTCATCGCGGTGATCATCGGCCTGTTCGGCATCGCCGAGCTGCTCGACCAATTGCTCACCCATCGCAAGCACGACGTCAAGCCGATCTCAGCGCTTGGACGCTGGTGGCCCACCAGGGACGAATATAAGCAGATCGCAAAGCCCACCGGCATCGGCGGGCTTGTGGGTCTGATCGTCGGCGTCATTCCCGGTGCGGGCGGCGACATTGCCGGGCTCCTGGGCTGGGACCGCGCGCGTTCGGTTTCCAGGAACAAGGAGCAGTTCGGCAAGGGCTCGGTGGAAGGTGTTGCGGCAGCCGACACCGCCTCGAGCGCCACGCTGGGCGGCTCGCTCACCACCACTATGGCGCTGGGTATTCCCGGCGACTCGGTAATGGCGGTGATGATCGGCTCGATGATCGTCTGGGGCATCCAGCCCGGTCCGAGCCTGTTCGTCAACGAACCGAGCCTGGTGATCACCATCGCGACCATCATGGTGTTCGCCACCATCCTGACGCTCGCCATCAACCTTGTGCGCATGCCGGCCATGGTCAAGCTTCTCGACCTGCCACTGCCCTATATCTGGACGACGGTTCTGGTGTTCTGTCTGGTCGGCACCTATGCCACCACCAACAACATCTTCACCGTCGTCCTGATGCTGATCTTCGGCGTCATCGGGCTGATCCTCAAACGCTCGAGCATTCCGGCCGGTCCGATCGTTCTGGGCCTGATCCTGGGTCCGCTTGCCGAATCCAATCTGCGCCGCTCGCTGCTGATCGATGGGCCGACAGGGCTGATCGACAAGCCGATTTCGGCGACGCTGCTCGTTCTGGCCGCCATCGCCGTTATTGGCGGGCTTGCCGCACCCATCCTCAAGCGCCGCCGCGAGCGGCGCCTTTCCACAAGCATTTCCGAGTAA
- a CDS encoding tripartite tricarboxylate transporter TctB family protein, whose translation MTDRSKLRETSGGAQVPPDDAISDYEFAAAPSRRMEIAIGAIALALSVLAIYLSRSIDLRMGGGGIDAKWWPTVLSSSAAVLSAIILGTALFMPVAQREDLEGSQKDGWVRMLVALGLSSLYVFAWWQIGFLVPTPIYLFALLWVFGNRNPIALVLYPVLTTAFIYGLFHYLLRIPL comes from the coding sequence ATGACCGATCGGAGCAAGCTCCGGGAAACGTCCGGCGGCGCGCAAGTGCCGCCGGACGATGCCATCTCGGATTACGAATTCGCAGCGGCACCATCGCGCCGCATGGAAATCGCCATCGGCGCCATAGCGCTCGCGCTTTCGGTCCTGGCCATCTATCTCTCGCGCAGCATCGATCTGCGCATGGGCGGTGGCGGAATCGATGCCAAATGGTGGCCGACGGTGCTCTCTTCGAGCGCGGCGGTTCTTTCGGCCATCATTCTTGGCACCGCGCTTTTCATGCCTGTTGCGCAGCGCGAAGATCTTGAGGGGTCTCAAAAGGACGGCTGGGTGCGCATGCTCGTCGCGCTCGGGCTGAGCTCGCTCTATGTCTTTGCCTGGTGGCAGATTGGTTTTCTGGTGCCAACGCCGATCTATCTCTTCGCCCTCCTCTGGGTATTCGGCAATCGCAACCCGATCGCCCTTGTTCTCTATCCGGTTCTGACCACCGCCTTCATCTACGGTCTGTTCCACTACCTGCTGCGGATTCCGCTATGA
- a CDS encoding tripartite tricarboxylate transporter substrate binding protein, whose protein sequence is MKTLNIFGAVSGAALIAMALSTTAFAQDFPAGDITFVVQAAAGGASDRSSRALVSEMEKELGVSFIVENRPGASGTVAFAHVAEQEPDGYTIGFAPVEFAILENIGYDFDRADYTYLGQIMNSPVVLAVPAESPYNTLEEFIAGAQEGGLSVSNSGSASSFAAATVTLANMTGAQLSPVPFDGGAPAVAAALGGHVDAVAAGAGETVTAYTDGTLKVLAIFDTERHPAMPDVPTAQEQGFDLTFGAWGGVYGPAGIPEDVVAVLQDAVETAAQSDAFREAVSPAGILPVFRPGAEFEEFIASEAARYAEVLN, encoded by the coding sequence ATGAAAACCCTCAACATCTTTGGTGCCGTTTCTGGCGCCGCCCTGATCGCGATGGCTCTGTCGACGACGGCCTTCGCCCAGGATTTCCCAGCTGGGGACATCACCTTCGTCGTCCAGGCGGCCGCAGGCGGCGCATCGGACCGCTCCTCGCGGGCGCTGGTGTCCGAGATGGAAAAGGAACTCGGCGTCAGCTTCATCGTCGAGAACCGGCCCGGCGCCTCGGGCACCGTGGCTTTCGCCCATGTGGCCGAGCAGGAACCCGATGGCTACACTATCGGCTTTGCGCCGGTGGAATTCGCGATCCTCGAGAACATCGGCTATGATTTCGACCGCGCCGACTACACCTATCTGGGTCAGATCATGAACAGCCCGGTGGTGCTCGCTGTTCCCGCCGAGAGCCCCTACAATACGCTCGAAGAGTTCATCGCCGGCGCTCAGGAAGGCGGGCTTTCGGTCTCCAATTCGGGTTCGGCCTCCTCGTTCGCCGCGGCGACCGTTACCCTCGCCAACATGACCGGCGCCCAGCTCAGCCCGGTGCCGTTCGATGGCGGCGCTCCGGCCGTGGCGGCAGCGCTCGGCGGGCACGTTGATGCGGTGGCGGCCGGCGCCGGTGAAACGGTTACCGCCTATACCGACGGCACGCTGAAGGTTCTGGCGATCTTCGACACCGAACGGCACCCGGCAATGCCCGATGTTCCGACCGCCCAAGAACAGGGCTTCGATCTGACGTTCGGCGCCTGGGGCGGTGTCTATGGCCCGGCCGGCATTCCCGAAGACGTGGTCGCCGTGCTCCAGGATGCGGTTGAAACCGCTGCCCAGTCCGACGCATTCCGCGAGGCGGTCAGCCCGGCCGGCATTCTCCCCGTTTTCCGGCCCGGCGCTGAGTTCGAAGAATTCATCGCCAGCGAAGCGGCTCGCTATGCAGAGGTTCTGAACTAA
- a CDS encoding GntR family transcriptional regulator, translated as MSLSPTVIIRESLGPRVAAGLREAIVMGDLPAGERLIEADLAERYGVSRGPVRDAFRILQAEGLVESRRQGVVVTGIGPDDINELYSLRGTLEALAVRLVMKGGDRNSLARLEETVEAMERAAEAKDPEAFGLADIDFHNEICALSGHRRLTDVWQQYKEIMMTLLRLTVFLHQNLDANAVKHRELFDLIKAGDPVAAEAELANHLEGSRQRMVTVWETALDRRRTNS; from the coding sequence GTGAGTTTGAGCCCGACAGTCATCATACGAGAGTCCCTGGGTCCGCGTGTCGCCGCTGGTCTGCGCGAGGCGATCGTCATGGGAGACTTGCCGGCGGGCGAGCGGCTGATCGAGGCCGATCTGGCCGAGCGCTACGGCGTCAGCCGCGGTCCGGTCCGCGATGCGTTCAGGATTCTTCAGGCCGAAGGGCTGGTTGAAAGCAGACGCCAGGGCGTCGTGGTCACCGGCATCGGGCCGGACGACATCAACGAGCTCTATTCGCTACGCGGAACGCTGGAAGCCCTGGCCGTGCGCCTCGTGATGAAGGGCGGCGACAGGAACTCGCTTGCCCGGCTCGAGGAAACCGTCGAGGCCATGGAGCGTGCGGCAGAGGCCAAGGACCCCGAAGCGTTCGGGTTGGCCGACATCGATTTTCACAACGAGATTTGCGCCCTTTCCGGTCACCGCAGGCTGACCGATGTGTGGCAGCAATACAAAGAGATCATGATGACGCTGCTGCGTCTCACCGTTTTCCTTCATCAAAATCTCGATGCCAACGCGGTCAAGCACCGCGAACTCTTCGACTTGATCAAGGCTGGCGATCCTGTCGCGGCGGAGGCCGAATTGGCCAACCACCTCGAAGGGTCGCGCCAGCGGATGGTCACGGTCTGGGAAACGGCGCTCGATAGACGAAGGACCAATAGCTGA
- a CDS encoding transporter substrate-binding domain-containing protein → MTRAHSMFLRLSGAALALGLTCIFAAQALGQAPQASDTPFVPDDYLDTTRRPVGDSIRFCASSASALQPFDRAVAEEIGKLLLLETEWLEIRYPFPAPPYDFQIALSEESLFTALNNRCDVFTGFAMNHLTFPTWLTVSEPYLVTRYVLATREGRAETLEAAEAGARIGTRVGTGADAIFAAYVGTVEEGRWRRIPYPDHRSLLRSLNGGTIEAAFVWEPALTLAAAGGDGPVTWSLMTGGPRVPSVSFGIVMLTRNTFLRELIDQAIAEMTASGKLAEITEQHGF, encoded by the coding sequence ATGACCAGAGCCCACTCCATGTTCCTTCGCCTTTCCGGCGCTGCGCTCGCGCTGGGGCTGACCTGTATCTTTGCGGCACAGGCCTTGGGGCAGGCACCACAGGCTTCGGATACACCCTTCGTTCCCGACGACTATCTCGACACGACGCGCAGACCGGTCGGGGACAGTATCCGCTTCTGCGCGTCGTCGGCCTCAGCGCTGCAACCGTTCGACCGCGCGGTGGCCGAGGAGATCGGCAAGCTGCTTCTGCTCGAAACCGAGTGGCTGGAAATCCGCTATCCCTTCCCCGCTCCGCCTTATGATTTCCAGATCGCGCTGAGCGAGGAATCGCTATTTACCGCGCTCAACAACCGGTGCGACGTGTTCACGGGCTTCGCCATGAACCACCTGACCTTTCCCACTTGGCTAACGGTAAGCGAACCCTATCTGGTCACTCGCTATGTGCTTGCGACCAGGGAAGGCAGAGCCGAGACACTGGAGGCTGCCGAGGCCGGCGCGCGCATCGGAACGCGGGTGGGAACCGGCGCCGATGCGATCTTCGCTGCTTATGTCGGGACCGTTGAGGAGGGGCGTTGGCGACGTATTCCCTATCCCGATCACCGCTCACTGCTCCGCAGTCTCAACGGAGGAACAATCGAGGCTGCGTTCGTTTGGGAGCCGGCGCTGACCCTGGCGGCCGCTGGAGGCGATGGCCCGGTCACCTGGTCGCTGATGACAGGCGGGCCGCGCGTGCCTTCGGTCAGCTTCGGCATAGTGATGCTGACACGGAACACCTTCCTGCGCGAGCTGATCGACCAGGCCATCGCCGAAATGACGGCTTCGGGAAAACTCGCCGAGATCACGGAACAGCACGGGTTCTGA
- a CDS encoding PQQ-binding-like beta-propeller repeat protein — MTNSVWVRGASILVLAAALGAGSAIAGPGEEWEPVTDEMILNPDPANWLNFRRTVNSWGYSPLDQITADNVDQLQLVWTRGLASGIGEGTPLVYDGWMFFPQTNDIIEAYDAATGALAWRYERELPADLSEYMPFTQINRNVAIYGDIIIDTTGDNYLLALDAQTGQIAWETQINDYQVTPAQHTTGPIIVNGKIISTSGCEPFAGPEACAVVAHDAESGELLWRTLNIPRIGEEGDDTWGDVPYEGRWHVGAWMAPSYDPELNLIIYGTSVTAPAPKFMLGGTENQHLYHNSTIALDADTGERVWYYQHLIDNWDLDHPFERLLVDTVVAPNSDEVAWINPNIEEGREYRVVTGVPGKTGIVYTLDRETGEFLWATPTVYQNVVESIDGETGAVTTNAAVVPDGPEQTVAVCPSQNGGKNFFTGAYSPVNNAMYYSLFNTCMDVTTLGTVPGVGGGGVYQIAMTDQRVSPGSEFVGTMRGIDVSTGETLWVNETPAATLSVLTTGSELLFAGDVAGFFRAYDQNTGEAVWEVNLGAQVSGYPVTFEVDGRQYVAVSTGPSLAGGSALRLAPEFQPSTDSNLFVFALPNT, encoded by the coding sequence ATGACAAATTCAGTCTGGGTCAGAGGGGCCTCGATTTTGGTGCTTGCTGCAGCCCTGGGGGCAGGTTCCGCGATTGCTGGCCCGGGCGAGGAGTGGGAGCCGGTAACCGACGAAATGATTCTTAATCCCGATCCTGCGAACTGGCTCAACTTCCGACGTACCGTCAACAGTTGGGGCTACAGCCCGCTGGATCAGATCACGGCCGATAACGTGGACCAGCTTCAACTCGTCTGGACTCGAGGCCTTGCCTCCGGCATCGGCGAAGGCACGCCGCTGGTCTATGACGGCTGGATGTTCTTTCCCCAGACCAACGACATCATCGAGGCCTATGACGCCGCCACCGGCGCGTTGGCCTGGCGTTACGAGCGCGAGCTGCCTGCCGACCTCAGCGAATACATGCCGTTCACCCAGATCAATCGCAACGTAGCGATCTACGGCGATATCATCATCGATACGACCGGCGATAACTATCTGCTGGCGCTGGACGCGCAGACCGGGCAGATCGCCTGGGAAACTCAGATCAACGACTATCAGGTGACCCCCGCGCAGCACACGACCGGTCCGATCATCGTCAATGGCAAGATCATCTCGACCTCCGGCTGCGAGCCTTTTGCAGGACCGGAAGCCTGCGCAGTGGTGGCCCATGACGCGGAATCGGGTGAGCTGCTGTGGCGCACGCTCAACATTCCGCGCATCGGCGAAGAAGGTGACGACACCTGGGGTGACGTGCCCTATGAAGGCCGCTGGCACGTCGGCGCGTGGATGGCCCCCAGCTACGACCCTGAACTCAACCTCATCATCTACGGCACCTCGGTGACCGCTCCCGCGCCCAAGTTCATGCTGGGCGGCACGGAAAACCAACACCTCTACCACAACTCGACTATCGCACTCGATGCCGATACCGGCGAGCGCGTCTGGTACTACCAGCACCTGATCGACAATTGGGATCTCGACCATCCGTTCGAGCGCCTGCTGGTCGATACGGTCGTAGCACCGAACTCCGATGAGGTGGCCTGGATCAACCCCAACATCGAGGAGGGCCGTGAGTACCGCGTCGTGACGGGTGTGCCGGGCAAGACCGGCATCGTCTATACGCTTGATCGGGAGACCGGTGAGTTCCTGTGGGCGACGCCGACCGTGTACCAGAACGTGGTCGAATCCATCGACGGTGAGACCGGTGCGGTGACGACCAACGCCGCGGTGGTGCCCGATGGCCCGGAGCAGACCGTGGCAGTCTGCCCGAGCCAGAACGGCGGCAAGAACTTCTTCACTGGCGCCTACAGCCCAGTAAATAACGCGATGTACTACTCACTGTTCAACACCTGCATGGACGTAACTACGCTGGGAACCGTTCCAGGTGTCGGTGGCGGCGGGGTTTACCAGATTGCGATGACCGACCAGCGCGTGTCTCCAGGTTCGGAGTTCGTGGGCACCATGCGCGGTATCGACGTTTCGACCGGCGAGACCCTATGGGTCAACGAAACTCCGGCGGCAACCCTGTCGGTGCTGACCACGGGTAGCGAACTGCTGTTTGCGGGCGACGTGGCGGGCTTTTTCCGTGCCTATGACCAGAACACCGGCGAGGCCGTTTGGGAGGTCAATCTCGGCGCCCAGGTGTCGGGCTACCCGGTTACGTTCGAGGTCGACGGTCGGCAGTATGTCGCCGTCTCAACCGGCCCATCATTGGCAGGAGGCTCGGCCCTGCGATTGGCGCCCGAATTTCAGCCTTCGACGGACAGCAATTTGTTCGTCTTCGCCCTGCCTAACACCTGA
- the msrA gene encoding peptide-methionine (S)-S-oxide reductase MsrA: MIFSLFSKPTTVPASGEALPGRSTEMDVAADHFVSGRPLKGPYPAGSETIYFGLGCFWGAERLFWQLPGVYVTAVGYQGGLTPNPSYEEVCSGHTGHTEAVMVIYEPDKISIDTLLKTFWEEHDPTQGMRQGNDIGTQYRSAIYTTTDAQAEAVRASRDRYAQGLKAAGRGEITTEIAPAGPFYFAETYHQQYLAKNPNGYCGLQGTGVSCPMPAQ, translated from the coding sequence ATGATCTTTTCGCTGTTTTCCAAGCCCACCACCGTTCCCGCTTCCGGCGAAGCCTTGCCCGGGCGGAGTACGGAAATGGATGTGGCTGCCGACCATTTCGTATCGGGCCGTCCGCTCAAGGGCCCTTATCCTGCCGGCAGCGAGACGATCTATTTCGGTCTTGGCTGTTTCTGGGGCGCAGAGCGCCTATTCTGGCAGCTTCCAGGCGTCTATGTCACCGCGGTGGGATATCAGGGCGGGCTCACCCCCAATCCGAGCTATGAGGAAGTCTGCTCGGGCCATACCGGTCATACCGAGGCGGTGATGGTGATTTACGAACCCGACAAGATCTCCATCGACACCCTGCTCAAGACATTCTGGGAGGAGCACGATCCCACCCAGGGCATGCGGCAGGGCAATGATATCGGAACGCAATATCGCTCGGCGATCTATACGACTACCGATGCCCAGGCCGAGGCGGTCCGGGCCAGCCGGGATCGCTATGCCCAAGGTCTAAAGGCTGCGGGCAGGGGCGAAATCACCACCGAGATCGCGCCAGCCGGACCGTTCTATTTCGCTGAGACCTATCACCAGCAATATCTGGCCAAAAATCCAAACGGCTATTGCGGGCTGCAGGGCACTGGCGTTTCCTGCCCCATGCCGGCGCAATAG
- a CDS encoding DUF2799 domain-containing protein, with amino-acid sequence MSRWLLAVLGLAIGGVLGSCATLSEEQCQAGNWRAIGMTDGAQGRPAGYVSNHVDACAEYGIGLDQALYQAGRAEGLQTYCRLDVAAEEGRDGERYYGVCEGNMGLAFARVHAAGQDIYELEAELNSIDSEISSLVRRLGQGGLTEAEAARIASEIRSLERDEDSLRRQIRLAESRLRAIQRQEQLRLAQTGA; translated from the coding sequence ATGTCTCGTTGGCTGCTTGCCGTGCTTGGACTGGCGATCGGAGGCGTGCTAGGTTCCTGCGCCACGCTGAGCGAAGAACAGTGCCAAGCGGGCAACTGGCGGGCGATCGGGATGACCGACGGCGCCCAAGGCCGGCCCGCTGGCTATGTCTCCAATCACGTCGATGCGTGCGCCGAATATGGGATCGGGCTGGATCAGGCCCTTTACCAGGCTGGCCGTGCCGAGGGGCTGCAGACCTATTGTCGGCTGGACGTCGCGGCGGAGGAAGGCCGGGACGGGGAGCGCTACTATGGCGTGTGCGAGGGCAATATGGGGCTCGCCTTTGCTCGCGTGCATGCGGCCGGCCAGGATATCTATGAGCTCGAAGCCGAACTCAATTCCATCGACAGCGAGATCAGCAGCCTCGTAAGGCGCCTCGGACAGGGCGGGCTCACCGAAGCCGAGGCCGCGCGCATCGCATCTGAAATCCGCTCGCTCGAGCGCGACGAGGATTCACTGCGGCGCCAGATCCGGCTTGCCGAGAGCCGGCTGCGGGCGATCCAGCGGCAAGAGCAATTGCGCCTCGCCCAGACCGGAGCATGA
- a CDS encoding peroxiredoxin: protein MAILIGDTAPDFTAQTTEGEIRFHDYIDGHWAVLFSHPKNFTPVCTTELGYTAKLKPEFEKRGVKVLGLSVDKIEDHDGWAKDIEETQGAALNFPLIADDGTIARQYDMIHPNANDTLTVRSVFVIGPDKKVKLKLEYPASTGRNFDEILRVIDSLQLTAKHQVATPVNWKNGEDVIIVPAVSNEQAKEKFPEGWDEVRPYLRIVKQPSA from the coding sequence ATGGCCATCCTCATCGGAGACACCGCCCCGGATTTTACCGCCCAGACCACTGAAGGCGAAATCCGCTTCCACGACTATATCGACGGCCATTGGGCCGTGCTTTTTTCACACCCCAAGAATTTCACCCCAGTCTGCACGACCGAACTCGGCTACACTGCCAAGCTCAAGCCCGAATTTGAAAAGCGCGGCGTCAAGGTGCTGGGCCTTTCGGTCGACAAGATCGAAGACCACGACGGCTGGGCAAAGGACATCGAGGAAACCCAGGGCGCGGCCCTCAATTTCCCGCTGATCGCCGACGATGGCACCATCGCCCGCCAGTATGACATGATTCACCCCAACGCCAACGACACACTGACCGTACGCTCGGTGTTCGTCATCGGGCCGGACAAGAAGGTCAAGCTCAAGCTCGAATATCCTGCCTCCACCGGCCGGAATTTCGACGAGATCCTGCGCGTGATCGATAGCCTGCAACTGACCGCCAAGCACCAAGTGGCAACGCCGGTCAACTGGAAGAATGGCGAGGACGTCATCATCGTACCGGCCGTTTCCAACGAGCAGGCCAAGGAGAAATTCCCCGAAGGGTGGGACGAGGTGCGCCCCTATTTGCGCATCGTCAAGCAGCCCAGCGCCTGA
- a CDS encoding SelT/SelW/SelH family protein, whose amino-acid sequence MTQERPTITITYCTQCNWLLRSAWMAQELLSTFGTELDAVILVPGTGGIFEIRAGETLIWERKRDGGFPDVKTLKQAVRDLIDPQRDLGHIDR is encoded by the coding sequence ATGACACAGGAACGACCCACGATAACCATCACCTACTGCACCCAGTGCAACTGGCTGCTGCGTTCGGCCTGGATGGCCCAGGAACTACTCTCGACTTTTGGAACCGAACTCGATGCCGTCATACTGGTGCCGGGCACTGGGGGCATTTTCGAAATCCGCGCCGGAGAAACCCTGATCTGGGAGCGCAAGCGCGACGGCGGGTTTCCCGATGTCAAAACGCTCAAACAGGCGGTACGCGACCTTATCGATCCCCAGCGGGATCTGGGGCATATCGACAGATAA
- a CDS encoding sugar transferase, with amino-acid sequence MAIKRGIDIGFALLALLALWLPILALCLIFRRVLVQIPTRGRHGKVFTRINFSFPSGDFARFMRDSGLSRLPELINLLKGDMSLVGPFPNGGVRAMMRPGLIGCDDADYARKFSLRGDLAIAFSAVLGRRH; translated from the coding sequence TTGGCGATTAAACGCGGCATCGATATCGGCTTTGCTCTGCTGGCGCTGCTTGCCCTGTGGCTGCCGATCCTGGCGCTGTGCCTCATCTTTCGGCGAGTCTTGGTACAAATCCCGACGCGGGGACGTCATGGCAAGGTGTTCACCCGCATTAATTTCAGCTTTCCATCGGGCGATTTCGCCCGCTTCATGCGCGACAGCGGACTTTCGCGATTGCCCGAGCTCATCAACCTTCTCAAGGGCGACATGTCGCTTGTCGGACCATTCCCCAATGGCGGGGTCCGGGCCATGATGCGGCCGGGGCTCATCGGCTGTGACGATGCCGATTACGCCAGAAAATTCTCGCTTCGAGGCGACCTTGCAATTGCCTTTTCCGCAGTGCTGGGTCGGCGGCACTAG